Part of the Hevea brasiliensis isolate MT/VB/25A 57/8 chromosome 16, ASM3005281v1, whole genome shotgun sequence genome is shown below.
ATCAGTACTCAAAATATAATAATGCCCTAACCCTTATAATTAAAATTAGCCCCGACTCAAAGTATTGTACCCGTCACAATATCCTCCACTTTACTTAGCCTCTAAATGTCTAATAATTATCGTAATATGAGCCACTTAAAATTAATACGTCCTGGCTTGCAAGAAGTCTTAAATTTGAATGCCATATTATTGTAATTTCACATGCCTATGGATAATTAGATGTTTTGAATGGATAATGTGGTCCTTTTGCGTGAACAACATATCCATACGGATGTGTGGCTGTTTTAGTAAATCAAACAGGACTACAGGAGAGAAGATGTAAAGGTCCCTGAGCTCGAAGCCTCGAATATACGGTGATTCTTATCTTGATTTAGCAGCTGATTTTTGTTCTTTGATATAGTGCTTATGGCAGAAGAAGTGAAGCTAATTGGCACATGGGCTAGTCCTTTTAGTCGCAGAATTGAATTAGCCCTGAAGCTGAAAGGAATCAAATATGAGTACATAGAAGAAGATCTCTCCAATAAGAGCCCTATGCTCCTCAAGTACAACCCAGTTCATTAGAAGATTCCTGTTCTGGTGCACAATGGAAGACCAATTGTAGAATCACTTGTTATTCTTGAATATATCGATAAGACCTGGAAAAATAATCCAATCTTGCCTAAAGGCCACTACGACAGAGCCATAGCTCGTTTCTGGGCCAACTTTGTAGATGAAAAAGTAAATTAATCAGTTCCTTGTATACCTGCAGATTTCACTCTTTCGATGCTAGCAGGAGAGTCTGTTTTATCAAGTGTTTGTCTAACATTGTTATTTGAGTCGTTATTTAGGAAACTAACAACTTAAATATATGAATTACAAGTTATTAACAATTTTCGAAAAGCTACTTCAGTTGTTTAGTATGGAGAATGTATGCAGATCTTGCGAACGGCTATCAAGATTGGTTCAGCCAAAGAGGAGGAGAAAGAGGAGATCATTGAAGAAGTCTGTCAGTTGCTGAAACTGCTGGAAAGCGAGCTAAAAGAACGGGAATTCTTTGGGGGCGAGACAATTGGGTTCCTAGACATAGTGGCGTTTATGACAGCCCACTGGTTTCAAGTCCCTCAGGAAGTTATGCAAATCCAATTTATTAGTGAAGAGAAATTGACAGTTCTATGCAAATGGATGGAAAAGCTCCAAAAAATACAAGTGGTCAATGACTGCCTGCCTCCAAGAGACAAACTTATAGCCTTCGTCAAAGCTCGCATTGAAGCTCCCAATTTTGCTTCCAAATAAAGTCGTATTTCATACATTCTTAGTCGCACAGTTGTCTGCGACGCACATACCCTATAGTTGACGAATATGTAGATAGATCTCTTGCAGCTCTGAGTTGTGTCATGCGAAGATTACGAATAAAAGCTTGGTTTGAAGTGTACATATATCTTGAAGAATCCGGCACAATCTTTGAGTTCATAGATGACATTGATTGCTGCTGCTGATACAACCAATGGATAGGTCTggatatcaaaattaaattaatgacAACTTTGAATTCTAAGTAATTGGAGTGGAATTAAATAACATCTTTGATCCCAACTTCCTTATCAAGAAACTCCATATGCCTTGAGTATAAATTCAGAACACCCACCACATATTACTTCAATAATCGCAGCTTAACAACAAGGTGCAGAATCCAAAATGGCAGAACATAAAGAAGTGAAGCTAATTAGAATGTGGGCTAGTCCTTTTTGTTGCAGAATAGAACTAGCCCTGAAACTAAAAGGCATCCAGTATCAGCAAATAGAGGAAGACCTCTCCAACAAGAGTCCTCTGCTTCTCAAATACAACCCAGTGCATAAAAAAATTCCCGTGCTCGTGCACAATGGAAAACCAGTTGCAGAATCATTTATCATTCTTGAGTACATTGACGAGACCTAGCAAAACAATCCCATCTTGCCTAAGGATCCTTACAGCAGAGCCATAGCTCGTTTCTAGGCTAAATTCGTCGATGAAAAGTTAAATTTttcatcacttatatatatatatatatatatatcctttttctttttttgcttGTAATTGCATGTGTGTGTGTCCGTGTGTATATATATGATCATTTATCTGGTTTAATTCCTATTGACAATTGATGCAGATATGGCAAACGGGTTTCAAGGCTAATAGGGCCAAAGGGGAGGAGCAAGAGCAGCTCAATGAAGAATTATATCAAAACCTGAAGATAGTGGAGAACGAGCTAAAAGAGAAGGAATTATTTGGAGGCGAGAAGATTGGATACCTAGACATTTTGGCATTGGTTGTAGCCCATTGGTTTCAAGTAATGCGCAGAGAAGCGATGCAAGTGGAGTTCATCACTGAAAAGAAATTCCCAGTCTTACACAAATGGCTTGGAAAGCTCCTCGAAATAGATGCGGTGAAGGAATGCCTGCCTCCGAGAGACAAACATGTTGCTTTTATTAAAGCTTGCTTTGAAGCTACAAAATCTGCTCCCAAATAAAGTGAATGTTTTATCATTCtatatatagttttttttttcttgctaaTATATATGCAAAATCTGCCTCGAAATAAAAAGTTTAAATAGTGCACAATTAGTAAGGTTTGAGAATTGTGCATGGCTGGTCAGATGCCAAAGCTACTGTTGTTATGTCATGTAAGTATGTTCAACCTTGCCGTAACTTCTTGATACAGAATCGTAATACATTGAGATCTTTTCTCTTCGATTCTACTTGTGCTGTATCTAGTGTTATTCACACTCTACAATAATTGGAATAAAACTATAAATTTGAACTTTTAAGTTGGTTTCTTTGCTTGGTATCTTATTAGACAAGATGGGATTATTTTGTTCAGTCTTGTCCGTATATTCAAAATTTATTAGAGATGTAAAATTATTCTTATTACTCTCATttataagttttaattttttttatgttgaGTGGTTTTTGGACATGATATTAGAGCTTATCATACCAAAAGTttggactttgtaaattaaaCCGATACTTATTCAAATTTTAAGTTCATTgtctaaaaatattttaaaaacatAAAATTATTCTTGAgacttgaatttttaaattaagtGGTTTCATCACATTCACCAATAATAACAAATTCATACGCCACTTATTAGAAAGATTTGGGCTTTCTAATTATAAGATCAAtgctttcttgatttaatttttgcGCACTTGTTTTCAAACCCCTTTTGGATGTTAATTTCTTCATTTGTCATAGCCAAAACTAATTTTCATTAATCTCTTCAATTGAGAGTTTTGAATTTCAATCCGCTATTCATTAATATAATGGGAGTTTTTACGTTTATATAGTGACAACTATAAAAGCAAATTAACATTTTTCTAAAACCCACAATGCTAAAGTCAATAAATTAAGCTGCTTTTTCAACAAATGCTTGGATAATattctaaaaaaaattgaaaagcttggattcaatctccataatccatttgttgaatttttaagaggagagagagagagagagagagagagagagatagagatgaGACTAAGGAAGAGGGATGATTATTTAATAGTATTTaagttattttcttttttaatggaGGTTAATCATTTTGAGAAATCAGTTATTGCGAATTACAAGCTTTtgatgattattaattaaaatttagtatgttataaattgaattttaaattgagAGTGTCCATTTTTACAACTCGATATATTGGAGCCACAACAATAAAAAAGAACAGACTAAAACTTCCTTAAATATTaatcatttatttataaataaagtaAAAAGTTATcgcaatctcatttaaaatcattgTTATATTTACGATTTATATTTTCTCTCATTcgtcaacttaaaaaaaaaaaagaaaaattaaaaaaaatattttgtaaCCCATTAAAAAATAAGAATTTTGTACCTTTATTCTTTGATAAATTAATAATTCTTCAAATTAATtatacattttttatttaaattattaccaatatcaattatttttaaataacttataaaatacaaaatgattattttcattaaaaaaaaaactcattgaGATATGCGTTATTTActcattattttatatataattatattttaatattaataaatgaataaacAATTTCTAGACTAATTctctttaaaaaatattttttagtaaaaaaacgataattttattaaattttaaatgtttaaataaatataacaagATTATCAATTACATGTTAGttcaaaaaaaattaacattttcatattaatttattcataaatatatacaaatttaaaactttagacaCAACTTAATtggccattatatatatatatatatacttaaaaaaTTTGAACATAAAAATGATATggaaaaaaaaatactttttaagtacataattttttaagaaaaaaaaattaaataaaagaaaatgttgTTATATGTTATTTTAAATTTCTCACGTGAAAATAGAAATAAGAGATAATAAAGGCTATTAATATAcagaattattttaaattgtgtttaaatatttttttatttattaaatatttatatgagGGTGTTTTATACTCTTtatgaattatttattaaattgattGTGATGTTGATAAATTAGGCTGtggaaataaatattttttttaaatattaaatattacatTACCACTTAacctataaattaaaaaattttccctTGTTCTCTGCTAATAGACGGAGTCGTCCTTAATGGCGGTCGAAGGAGAGGAGTTTCGGGACAACCCATTTAAGTCCTAGGGCTTTAGATTGGGCTTGGTTGAAATTTTGAAAGTAACTCACAATTATTGGGCTTGTGGGCCTTGTACTCATCAACTAATGCAATATTTCTATGCTCTTGTAAAAAAATTGCGTGTGTAAAAAATTAATGTACATCACTagatttaaattgttaaaatattaacgAAATTTTGTTGCAGGTTAATTTTGATGCAGGCTAACAAAGGTTCTATAGTAGCTATTGGGAGAGACCAGCAGCAGAACCCAACAGCATAGACAGTAAAGATTATTTCTAATATCTGCTCTCGCTTGAATGTAGAAGCCCTTGCATGCCAGACGATATTTTGTTAGCAAAATACAAAGGCTATGGAAGAATTATCATTGAGAGAGACTGAACTGTACTTATCCAAGCACTTCAAGGAGGTCCCTGTCCACCAAGCATATAGGGTATTGTGAATGACAATTGTTTGTTGATTACTTCCTTTTCTTTGGTTTCTTTTTCTCatgtaaaaagaaaatataatatggttGCTCAAAGAATCACCTCTAATATGTTACATGTGTCTCCTTTAAATATAATCCCATGACTCAGTTTAATTATGTACTCTTCTCTATGCCCATTTAGAGGCCAATGAAATTCCATCTTTtgatacaatatatatatatatattaacgaaATTTCATGGGTATTATTATAAAGAGACCGGACATACTTGAGAGTTTGCACTTTGTTTGGGGTAGTGTAGTCTTTTCGTTGGACACCGAACTTATCCGCTTGACTtgcttttttttttggggggccgAAGTTATCCACTTGACTTGACTTCAACGTGTGGCTATTCTTTTGTGTAGAAGAAGGGAAAGCAACAGGAAAAGgtaaaggaaagaagaagaaacagagATTTTTGTGAATATAAGATTTTTTGTCTTTATTTTTGTAAGTTGATAACAGTTATTTATATACACATTAGGTTATGTATTTGGTGATTGAATGAATCAAATGTTAAACCCATGAAGAGAATTTCGGATATAATTTCAATCCCCTTATATTATTGTGATAATTTTTGGAGATTTTGTGTGTTTTCTTGGTAGCAAGTATTTTTCTGCTTCTTCTCCTTCAATTTAATCTGCTATTGTATATAACAAATACACAAAGTTTGTTTCAGCATCAAGTATATATTCTTAAGTGCAGAATCCTAAATGAATGAAGAAGTGAAGCTGCTAGGCACATAGGCTAGTCCTTCTAGTCACAGAGTAAAACTAGCCCTGAAGCTAAAAGGGATACAATATGAGCACATAGAACAAGATCTATCCAGCAAGAGCTCCTTGCTTCTTAGGTCTAATCCAGTTCATAAGAAAATTCCTGTGCTCTTACATAATGAAAAGTCCATTGCAGAATCGCTTGTCATTCTTGAATACATCGACGAGACCTGGCAAAGTAATCCTTTCTTGCCTAAAGAACCCCACAACCGAGCCGTAGCTCGTCTCTGGGCTACATTTGTGGACCAAAAGgtaaattgaaaataataataacccCTTTTGCTTTCTTTTTAACTAGAAGAGTGAGTATTGGTGGAACAGTTCTAACTACGACTGATAATTGGTACAGATCTTCCAGACAGCTCTGAAGGCTAGTGCAGCCACAGGGGAGGAGAAAGAGCAGATCATGGAAGAAATTGGTGAACAGATGAAGCTGCTAGAGAAGGAGCTCAAAGAAAATGATTTCTTGGGAAGAGAAGGTATTGGATATCTAGACATTGTGGCATTTTCTATATTCTATTTCTTCCAAATACGTCAAGAAGTAATGCGAATAGAGTTGATCAGTGAAGAGAAATTTCCAGTTTTATGGAAATGGATGGGAAAGCTGAGTGAAATAGTTGGAGTCAAAGAATCcctacctccaagagaaacattTTGCTTACATTATAGTTCCCATAAAGACACGCGCTTCAAAATCTGCTAGCAAATGAAgagcttttctttttttttttggttcaaaGGTGGCTGTGTATTGGGCAATTCTAATATTCTTCTGTCACCTGCTATTTGACAATGAGTCATTTACCACCTTTCTTTTGGAACATTAGGATAGTTAGCGAAAATTGTTATCAGCGTGAAAGTTTAATTAATACGCGTCCATAAATATACGAAATCACACAAATAATATTGAATAAGTAAAGTATCATGTTCATAGAATTGTTTTCAATTATAAGATGTATTTTAATTTTCCTAATATTTAGATCAtcgatttaatttaaatgaaacaaattaaaACAACTTAAGCTaagattaactaaaattaaactaaatattatttcaattgaaaattaactaACAAAATAAGCAAAGATAAGAGTTTAAAAATGTAATAacctgaatttttttaaaatataaattttataaattttaatagtatttaaatattattttaatattatataaccaatttacatttttataatactttcatttatatatgctatttttatgttattttacttctaaatatattttatgaATTATTTATTAGTTTGAATTTTAGTTTAAAAGATTAGTTTTAAAGATTTATATTAAATTGGATAATAAagtatattatttcattattgttaATTTTGGTTCCAAATCTAATTTAGTTGTTATTAATTTGattgttattataattattagaTTTGAAAAAGGGTTTGATTGAAGAGTTTTGGACTCAATTGAAAAGTTTTAAAAAGTATAAGGACCTAAtggaaattaaaagtaaaaaaacaaaaaccaacaaaCCCAGCTGCTCTTTCTCTCCCTTCCATgttctctcttctctccctctcgTCACTCACTTTCTCCCTCCATTTTATAGCTACTAGCGAACCTCCAGCCACCAACAGTAGCTGGCAAAGAAGTTCCACCACCCAGTGACGCCGGTAAGTCGTCAACTTGCCGGAGAGCAGCTCTAGCAATGGTGCTTCTCCTTTAACTCTGGTGCAGGGGGTGTTTTCCAGGCATGATTTTGGCTCCATCTAAAGTCTAATCGAGGTGTTTTTGGTGTTATTGGAAACCTTGTTTCATGAGCTTTCTTTTAGGACCAATTTCACATCATTTGGTGGCCGAATGAGTGAGATCAAGGGgaaagaaattttgagttttcgTGACTTTCTTGCAAATCGGTGGCCAGTTTGGACAATTGTACCCAGGGATCGTGGATCTACACTCCTCAAGTTTCGTTTTCACACCAATTACGTGTTAATCGGAGATCGAAGAGAAGATGCTCATTGGACGGCCTAAACTAAATCAGCGGATATCAGGTGACCAGAGCAGAGTTTGGACAAACTGTCAGCGGATTCATCACTAACAGCTCATGGGCATCCCAGATATGTACTCGGATTGACGATAACTCACATGCGCTTGGGACCGAGTTTCCAGTCTGATCTGAATGCTCGGTGGTCCATCCTAGAATATAGTCAATATTACAATCATTTCAGCATTTTCAGATGCTCCAGACGCATTTTAAGTGGCAGTTTTTGCAAAGGTAATCCTAAACTCAAGTTGTGTGATTTTTACCTAGTTCTAGACTAGctaattaatttgtaaaatattcttggtatgctaaaaataattaaaataaattttatagacTTTAAGATGATGAGAAGGACCCCCAGGAATATTTTTGGAATTTTCAAAGGGTTTTTGATAATTAATTAAACTGTAAAGGAGTTAGGAACCCAAGCTGGAGTTTGGACTATTGGAGTTAGATTAGGTTCTTATAGGCCTCGGATGAGCATGTGATGTTATTGTGGGCCTGAGGCCCTGTGTGTTGCTTTTTGCTGAGTTTTCTTGCAATGGGTTAAGTTTAGTTATAGGGGAGACTTTGCTAAAATTTCAGCAATATTATAAGAATTATtcttgcatctgtaaattaaattaattggttaattttGTCAGTATTTTGATAAAGATCAGTGTGTCTGTATAGGCGATCAGGCCAACCATCTTTCTTCTTCCAGCCAAACCAGCTACAGTCGAGTCGACTAGTCTATAAGTtagatattgattttttttttttaatttcaatattatttatatatctgacatgctcatgcatttttttataaatatttatttatttatgcatataattagttaaaatatattaggggcatttttgttgttgcatatttatttattgttaattACTTGTATTTACTGCCTTGAGGATAATTTAGAGATGTATGTGTGTGTTATGTATGGTATATAATGGATATGGATTGGACGGGTAGTCATTGCTTAAGCTAGTCTCGCTGAAACCCGGTCCTTACAAATATGGACAGACGGGGTGAGGTATGGCTTTAAATTGATCTCGCTAGCCCTCGCACTTAgatttaagcgaaagtccgattTGAGTTGAGCTCGCTGGTAGGATTTTGATTgatagagctgtataggggatcagcttccatatataTGCATTGATGTGGTACACTGGATGAGTGAGTAGTTCCAAAATATCTTATCATACGAATATTGAGTGAATTGTTTGTTATATGTGCATTTCATAGTAGATTTGTATAAGTTTTAAGTAGTTATAGAAATCGCATCTGTAATCAATATctaactctctgagtcaaacacttattcctattaaaattttttttttccaggaTGCAGGAGGAGTAAATTTATTTTCGGGTCCAACCTATATTTTTCTCTGCAGGTTTTCGTGCTTCTTAGTTAGCAgtttttattgtatttatttaattatttatgtatTGATTTAAATATTAGAACTCCACCATGAcactaatatataaatatattgtatTTATTAATGAATAGTGATGGTATTAAATTATTGTGCATATTGAGTATCAGGGTTAAACTGAGCTCCTCTAACGGAATATTTCTGATAGTTATCTATTAAGTTGgcccaaattaatttataatattttatcttattttgttcaGTATGTTGGGTCTTGATTATAGGTTTGGGAATAGTGAGACTTACTATGGGCCTCAGGGCCTTTATGCCGGCCCAACTCCTAGTGTCGGTCTGGCTCATGGAATCGGGTCGtgataaaaaacaattaaaagtTGGCTAGAGATTTTAATTTCACTTGACCCATTatacaattttattcaattttgtCATATAATCAAATTAACTATTCTAGCAAGAGCAATAATACAACAAATATCTAATAATCCTTTCCAAGCATTATTAAATCTTTCAATTAACCAAGATAACCCATATTTCCCAATAAGAATTATTTGATTAACCAAAGCATTAAAAACCGAAGTTAACAGAATACCCATAGTAATTAGCCTTAGTTTCTACTCTTAACTAAATAATTATGTTAATGGTTATTCTAACAAGAATCATAAAATGCTTCCTAGCCAAGTCATGAATCAAAAATCATTCAAGCATTATTTCAAATACccaaaagtattaaaataaaaaacaacCATTAATTGTTAAAATAGAGAAAATAGATCCGAATTAATAAATCACTTAGGTCAAACTATATCACAATCTCTAGCTAAAATATTTAGCCGCTCATATTAATAAAAACAAAATCAAACTCCATAAAATCCAAATCAAATATCATCAAACACAAATGGGGTTTCTatctaaaggaaaagaaaagaaaagaaaagaaaaactctattatggttgatggtggaaatctcCCTCCAAAAGCCAAAACTTCAAGAAATCCACTCCAAAAGCTAATTCTCTTCAAAAATGGATTCTAGAGAGTATTTTGGAGCTTTTTGAGGTTGAAGAATGGTGTATGAAGCTGTTAGAAACATCCCAAAAAATGGTTCcgatgtctctctctctctccaaaatGTGTGTCAAGTTCATTATGGGAGGTAGACTACTCATTCCATGATTCACGCCCTAGGTGTGCATGAAGTTGCATTTCACTTCCTGAGTGTGAATCCTCATATGACCACAAATTAATGcattttcctcatttttcttcaAGTTGTCATAAGTCTCACTTCCCAAAATATGAATTGGCTCCTCTTTCACAACTCGGGCATGAAAATTTAACCTAAAAACTGCCAAATAACTCCAATTATCTCCttgcaaaattttcttcaatcattgaccatttttcacctaaaaaataaaaaatctcctTACAAAATTTTCTTCGATCATTGACCATTTGtcaactaaaaaataaaaaatcaataaaattaaatttagaacAAAAACATTAACATGATTACtaataaagataaaaattaaacataaatgactcaaaattgataaaaactaataaaactaattaatataaaaattatatttacaccatttattattaatgaaaaaaaaataatattgactaaaattgataattaagCACATcattatttgatttgattttataatTTATAGGTTTGTTCACAACGGGTGAAACATGAAAATTCACCAACACCATGATGAGATGGGATTAGACGGATATAGGTAATGGTCAAGTTAAAATCACAATATGCTCACTTTTCAAAATTGGGAAGAAGGCTCCAGAGCAAACCATTACAAATTACATGAGCCATTTATGAAACCATAGCCAAATTATGAAATCTAGGGATAATTGCACCACTAATTTTGAGGATTATTACAATTGCATCCTACATTTCTTACAACATAATATAAAAATCCGACTATTAAATTATTAAACGGATAGCTTTAATTTAGATTTTAATAACTATGTTTACTAAAATTCTTTCtaaattggcaaaactgtattagaGTTTTAAATAcccatttaataattaaaatttaattttttccaTAATTTATGCAAAATAATTAAGTAATGTTCAAACCTAGAACAAAGCCCAAAAATAAAATCCTAGAAATTGAGGTCATCAATGACATGGCTGATGTTAGGTAAGTCAACTTTGAATATTACAGGCTTGCTTGTCAAGAAACTTTGCCTTTTTTTGGCCTATAAAGACATATCCATGGAAATGTTTGTGCCATATCTTTCTATTCCCAAGTGCATAACTCCAAAATGGCAGAAGAATTGAAGCTACTTGGCGCATGGGCTAGTCCTTTTAGTCTCAGAATAGAGCTAGCCCTGAAGCTAAAAGGCATAAAATATCAGTACATAGAAGAAGATCTCTCCAACAAGAGTCCTTTACTTCTCAAGTCCAATCCAGTTCACAAGAAAATTCCTGTGCTCATACACAATGGAAAACCAATTGCAGAGTCACTTGTCATTCTTGAATACATAGATGAGACCTGGAAAAACAATCCTCTCTTGCCTGAAAATCCTTATGATCGAGCAATTGCTCGTTTCTGGGCTAAATTCGTCGATGAAAAGGTATAATAATTTATCTTCTCTTTTAACTTTGTTTATCTTATTAAGTTGGTCTCATTCATTTTATATTGGAAATTTATTATGCAGATCCTGCAAATAGCTGTCAAGTTCAGGTTAGCCAAAgagaaggagaaagagcagatcATTCAAGAACTTGGTGAGCAGCTGCAGTTTCTTGAGAAGGAGTTA
Proteins encoded:
- the LOC110644191 gene encoding glutathione S-transferase U7; translated protein: MAEELKLLGAWASPFSLRIELALKLKGIKYQYIEEDLSNKSPLLLKSNPVHKKIPVLIHNGKPIAESLVILEYIDETWKNNPLLPENPYDRAIARFWAKFVDEKILQIAVKFRLAKEKEKEQIIQELGEQLQFLEKELEGKEFFGGESIGYVDVVAYFIVNWLQVQQEVRQIVFISEEKFPVLCKWMGKLHEIDVVNGCLPPKDKHYAYMRAQIEAAKSAIK